The Aquila chrysaetos chrysaetos chromosome 16, bAquChr1.4, whole genome shotgun sequence genome has a segment encoding these proteins:
- the IQCC gene encoding IQ domain-containing protein C isoform X2 has translation MEGPMEATPVTQRGDSGAGRALRGQRTFPPPLHPTPAPAAISVGPTGGGDDAISRRPVVGAAMAAALGPQAEAEGWRRLLRAVTRLQACVRGYLLRKRFRSLREEYEEVVREIEGDLSRLEWRGRFLPRPLFVPEVRASGRAGGSAAPSEGGSSTKPAQGKRSGPLEAVPSDEASAEKPQEEVDASEPERDWDCSSVKPTAQLESQKELSSTGEGDAATPPNPGADADKCTEKECAAPAESEDWQNDSNVSSVWDSAVLEAESFESCLEIPLEDIKDLPRTRSGLQSYRNHLIMELLWLQQAIVSRKNYLMLKQRLGTPDP, from the exons ATGGAAGGGCCGATGGAGGCGACACCGGTCACGCAGCGCGGGGACAGCGGGGCCGGTCGGGCCCTGCGAGGCCAAcgcaccttccccccccccctccatccaACTCCAGCCCCCGCCGCCATTTCGGTGGGacccacgggggggggggatgacgCCATCAGCCGGCGCCCGGTTGTCGGGGCGGCCATGGCGGCGGCGCTGGGGCCGCAGGCGGAGGCGGAGGGATGGCGGCGGCTGCTCCGCGCCGTGACCCGCCTGCAG GCCTGCGTCAGGGGTTACCTGCTGCGGAAGCGGTTTCGGAGCCTGCGGGAAGAGTACGAGGAGGTGGTGCGGGAGATCGAAGGAGACCTGAGCCGGCTGGAGTGGAGGGGACGGTTCCTGCCGCGGCCCCTGTTTGTCCCCGAGGTCCGTGCGTCAGGACGAGCGGGGGGTTCTGCAGCCCCCTCTGAGGGGGGGAGCAGCACG AAGCCAGCACAAGGGAAGCGTTCAGGTCCGTTGGAGGCTGTACCGAGTGACGAGGCCAGCGCAGAAAAACCCCAGGAGGAGGTGGACGCCTCTGAACCAGAACGGGACTGGGACTGCAGCAGTGTGAAACCTACAGCTCAGCTGGAAAGCCAGAAAGAACTGAGCTCCACGGGTGAAGGCGATGCAGCAACCCCCCCAAATCCTGGGGCTGATGCCGATAAATGTACTGAAAAGGAGTGTGCTGCCCCAGCAGAGAGCGAGGACTGGCAGAATGACAGCAACGTATCCTCTGTGTGGGACAGCGCTGTCCTGGAGGCAGAGTCCTTCGAAAGCTGCCTGG aaattcCACTCGAGGACATAAAGGACCTTCCTCGAACTAGGTCTGGTCTCCAGTCCTACAGAAATCACTTGATCATGGAGTTGCTGTGGTTGCAACAAGCTATTGTCAGCCGTAAAAAC taCTTGATGCTGAAACAGAGGCTGGGGACTCCTGACCCGTAG
- the IQCC gene encoding IQ domain-containing protein C isoform X1 — MQIPALGLQDGCPADSGCPADSGCPADSGCPADLGCPAGSGTRPARHRRPDRGLAQDPCPVAPVPPRPSAWRTGGKSGAPRPAWPSRRLPGPHGRCPPARARPSCCRCPPCPRPGSAPGSGGRARSGRGRAARGRRGGPRCSTASSPTSPTSARWRGGCSASSAISTRESCRPSGRSAPSSSWSTCGRCRRSWRGSTSASTSAWRSSPRSRRRRRPTGTWTSCWHTWRSSAAPYRSCTWQRAPTPRTRRLDPTPGPARRGGRHRETPREPHNGATPRPMEGPMEATPVTQRGDSGAGRALRGQRTFPPPLHPTPAPAAISVGPTGGGDDAISRRPVVGAAMAAALGPQAEAEGWRRLLRAVTRLQACVRGYLLRKRFRSLREEYEEVVREIEGDLSRLEWRGRFLPRPLFVPEKPAQGKRSGPLEAVPSDEASAEKPQEEVDASEPERDWDCSSVKPTAQLESQKELSSTGEGDAATPPNPGADADKCTEKECAAPAESEDWQNDSNVSSVWDSAVLEAESFESCLEIPLEDIKDLPRTRSGLQSYRNHLIMELLWLQQAIVSRKNYLMLKQRLGTPDP, encoded by the exons ATGCAaatcccagccctggggctgcaggacgGGTGTCCGGCAGACTCGGGGTGTCCGGCGGACTCCGGGTGTCCGGCGGACTCGGGGTGTCCGGCAGACTTGGGGTGTCCGGCGGGCTCAGGAACACGGCCGGCTCGGCACCGCAGGCCAGACCGGGGTCTGGCGCAG GATCCCTGTCCCGTGGCTCCGGTGCCCCCGCGCCCTTCAGCATGGAGGACCGGAGGAAAAAGCGGAGCCCCAAGGCCTGCCTGGCCCAGCCGACGCCTGCCGGGGCCCCACGGCCGCTGCCCCCCAGCAAGAGCACGTCCTTCGTGCTGccgctgcccaccctgccctcGCCCAGGCAGCGCGCCCGGCTCAGGCG GACGAGCAAGGAgcgggcgcgggcgggcggcgcgggggcggcgcggggggccCCGCTGCAGCACAGCTTCCTCACCGACGTCTCCGACGTCTGCGAGATGGAGGGGGGGCTGCTCAGCCTCCTCAGCGATTTCCACTCGGGAAAGCTGCAGGCCTTcg GGAAGGAGTGCTCCTTCGAGCAGCTGGAGCACGTGCGGGAGATGCAGGAGAAGCTGGCGCGGCTCCACTTCGGCCTCGACGTCTGCGTGGAGGAGCTCCCCGAGGAGCAGAAGAAGGCGGCGGCCGACAGGAACCTGGACCAGCTGCTGGCACAC CTGGAGGAGCTCAGCAGCTCCAT ACAGAAGCTGCACCTGGCAGAGAGCCCCGACCCCGAGGACTCGGCGGCTTGACCCTACGCCCGGCCCGGCTAGGAGGGGCGGCCGCCACCGGGAGACCCCACGGGAGCCCCACAACGGGGCCACCCCCCGCCCCATGGAAGGGCCGATGGAGGCGACACCGGTCACGCAGCGCGGGGACAGCGGGGCCGGTCGGGCCCTGCGAGGCCAAcgcaccttccccccccccctccatccaACTCCAGCCCCCGCCGCCATTTCGGTGGGacccacgggggggggggatgacgCCATCAGCCGGCGCCCGGTTGTCGGGGCGGCCATGGCGGCGGCGCTGGGGCCGCAGGCGGAGGCGGAGGGATGGCGGCGGCTGCTCCGCGCCGTGACCCGCCTGCAG GCCTGCGTCAGGGGTTACCTGCTGCGGAAGCGGTTTCGGAGCCTGCGGGAAGAGTACGAGGAGGTGGTGCGGGAGATCGAAGGAGACCTGAGCCGGCTGGAGTGGAGGGGACGGTTCCTGCCGCGGCCCCTGTTTGTCCCCGAG AAGCCAGCACAAGGGAAGCGTTCAGGTCCGTTGGAGGCTGTACCGAGTGACGAGGCCAGCGCAGAAAAACCCCAGGAGGAGGTGGACGCCTCTGAACCAGAACGGGACTGGGACTGCAGCAGTGTGAAACCTACAGCTCAGCTGGAAAGCCAGAAAGAACTGAGCTCCACGGGTGAAGGCGATGCAGCAACCCCCCCAAATCCTGGGGCTGATGCCGATAAATGTACTGAAAAGGAGTGTGCTGCCCCAGCAGAGAGCGAGGACTGGCAGAATGACAGCAACGTATCCTCTGTGTGGGACAGCGCTGTCCTGGAGGCAGAGTCCTTCGAAAGCTGCCTGG aaattcCACTCGAGGACATAAAGGACCTTCCTCGAACTAGGTCTGGTCTCCAGTCCTACAGAAATCACTTGATCATGGAGTTGCTGTGGTTGCAACAAGCTATTGTCAGCCGTAAAAAC taCTTGATGCTGAAACAGAGGCTGGGGACTCCTGACCCGTAG